A stretch of DNA from Triticum dicoccoides isolate Atlit2015 ecotype Zavitan chromosome 2A, WEW_v2.0, whole genome shotgun sequence:
ctttcttgatttcagcctctgctgacttcagcatcgagaacacttcaggaatggtcttttccattccctgcatgttgtagttcatcacaaagctcttgtagcttggtgggagcgactggaggattctgtcaatgaccgcctcatctgggaggttaatgttcagctgggtcatacggttgtgcaacccagacatcttcaggatgtgctcactgacagaactgttttcctccatcttacaactgtagaacttgtcggagacatcatatctctcgacccgggcatgagcttgaaaaactagtttcagctcttcgaacatctcatatgctccgtgatgctcaaaacgcttttggagccccggttctaaactgtaaagcatgccgcactgaacgagggagtaatcatcagcgcgagactgccaagcattcataatgtcttggttctctgggacgggagcgtcacctagcggtccttctaggacatattgtttcctggcagctatgaggatgatcctcaggttccggacccagtccgtatagttgctgccatcatctttcagcttggttttctctaggaacgcgttgaagttcatgttgacattagcgttggccattgatctacaagacatatttgcaaaggttttagactaagttcatgataataaatttctaatcaaattatgaactcccacttagattagacatccctttagtcatctaagtgttacacgatccgagtcgactagcccgtgtccgatcatcacgtgagacggactagtcatcgtcggtgaacattttcatgttgatcgtatcttccatacgactcgtgttcgacctttcggtctccgtgttccgaggccatgtctgcacatgctaggctcgtcaagttaaccctaagtgttttcgctgtgtaaaactgtcttacacccgttgtatgtgaacgtaagaatccatcacacccgatcatcacgtggtgcttagaaacgacgaactgtagcaacggtgcacagttaggggagaacacttcttgaaattttataagggatcatcttatttactaccatcgtcctaagtaaacaagatgcataatacataataaacatcacatgcaattatatagttgtgacatgatatggccaatatcatatagctccattgatcttcatcttctgggctccatgatcatcttgtcaccggcttgacaccatgatctccatcatcatgatctccatcatcgtgtcttcatgaagttgtcacgccaacgactacttctacttctatgactaacgtttagcaataaagtaaagtagtttacatggcgttattcaatgacacgcaggtcatacaaaaaataatgacaactcctatggctcctgccggttgtcatactcatcgacatgcaagtcgtgaatcctattacaaagaacatgatctcatacatcacaattcatcattcatcacaacttctggccatatcacatcacatgatcaatcgctgcaaaaacaagttagacgtcctctaattgttgttgcatcttttacgtggctgcaattgggttctagcaagagcgttttcttacctacgaatcaccacaacgtgattttgtcaacttctatttacccttcataagggccctgttcatcgattccgctccaactaaggtgggagagacagacacccgccagccaccttatgcaacttgtgcatgtcagtcggtggaaccggtctcacgtaagagtacgtgtaaggttggtccgggccacttcatcccacaataccgttgagcaagaaaagactagtagaggcaagtaagatgacaaaatccacgcccacaacaaagttgtgttctactcgtgcaaagagaactacgcatagacctagctcatgatgccactgttggggaacgttgcagaaaattaaaaattttcctacggtttcaccaagatccatctatgagttcatctaagcaacgagtctagggagagagtttgcatctacataccacttgtagatcgcgtgcggaagcttccaaggtgatgatgtagtcgtactcgacgtgatccaaatcaccgatgaccagcgccgaacggacggcacctccgcgttcaacacacgtacgggacgggagacgtctcctccttcttgatccagcaagggggaaggagaggttgatgaagatccagcagcacgacggcgtggtggtggatgcagggcgtcacagcaacagggcttcgccgagactacgagggagagacgtaacgggggaggaggaggcgccaagGGCTGGTGTGttgagtccctcctctcccccactatatataggggtgccaggggggcgccggccctagtagatgagatctactaggggggcggcggcctaggggaggtttccctcccccccaaggcacctaggggtgccttccaccactaggactcctcctaaggggacaccctaggcgcatgggcctataggggctggtgcccttggcccatgatggccaaggcgcaccccctacagcccatgtggccccccgggacaggtggccccacccggtggacccccgggacccttccggtggtcccggtacaataccgataaccccgaaacttgtcccgatgcccgaaatagcacttcctatatataattctttacctccggaccattccggaactcctcgtgacgtccgggatctcatccgggactccgaacaacattcgggtttctgcatatacatatcttcataaccctagcgtcaccgaaccttaagtgtgtagaccctacgggttcgggagacatgcagacatgaccgagacgctctcagtcaataaccatcagcgggatctggatacccatgatggctcccacatgctcctcgatgttgtcatcggatgaaccactatgtcgaggattcgatcaaaccctgtatgcaattccctttgtcaatcggtacgttacttgcccgagactcgatcgtcggtatcccaataccttgttcagtctcgttaccggcaagtcactttactcgtaccgtaatgcatgatcccgtgtccaacaccttggtcacattgagctcaatatgatgatgcattaccagtgggcccagagatacctctccgtcatacggagtgacaaatcccagtctcgatccgtgtcaacccaacagctactttcggagatacctgtaatgcacctttatagtcacccagttacgttgtgacgtttggtacacccaaggcactcttacggtatccgggagttacacgatctcatggtcgaaggaagagatacttgacacttgcaaagctctagcaaaacgaactacacgatcttttatgctatgcttaggattgggtcttgtccatcacatcattctcctaatgatgtgatcccgttatcaacgacatccaatgtccatagtcaagaaaccatgcctatctgttgatcacaacgagctggtcaactaaaggcttaccagggacattatgtggtctaagtattcacacgtgtattacgatttccggataatacagttatagcatgaataaaagacaattatcatgaacaatgaaatataataatacttttattattgcctctagggcatatttccaacagttttgaGTGCACGACAATCATGTTTTCCATGATAGGTGCAACCTCTTGAATTACATTTTAATTTTTGCCGACCATACTCTTTAGGCGGTAAAACCctcataaagagacgaggctctgataccaattgaaaagatCAGTATGGTCGACTAGAAGTAGGGGGTTTGAATATGAGACTAACATTTTTTTTACTTTCTTCGCAAATATTAGGCTCAACAATAAAATAGGTTGTCCAAGTATGCAActaggtggacaacctatatgacagACACACTACAAGTGCAAGCAATGGAAAACACAAGTTAATAGCTTGCACAAATTAAAGGTCTAAAGGATAGAAATAACCACAAGTGGACACGAGGATGTTTTTTTGAAGTTCCGTCCTTTGGGGGAGGTACATCTTCGTTGCAGAGGTGTGGAGGATCAATGATCCCCAATTATCCCCTGGATTCGccttattctcctcacgccctcgcatgaTGCAAGGTGTCGTGCACTTGAATCCACTAGCAGATCCCTTGAAGGTGGCAACCGGGACCTTTACATATAAGGTTGGGGCAATATCCATAATTAAatttggaggctcccaacaccatCACGAAGCTTCACCAAAATGGAATATGGATCTGCGGTGACCTCTTCCGTCTAGggcgctcaaacacccaagagtaacaagttgATGAAGATGAAAGAGCCGGGAGAAGGCAAATCGGTTTGGTAGGAATGTAGGTTGGATGAATCTCCTCCAATCCCCAAAGTATTGAAGAGTTTGGGTGGCTGGGGATGGAAATATCGAGCTTTTTCTGGTTTGGAAATGGTACGGAAAAGCTTGAGAAAGATTAGGGTTGGAAGGTAGAAGAAGGGGGGGTATTTATACCCCACGCGGGAGAGATGACTGTTGCACAACTGCACCTCCAGGCACCCAGACTACAGGGATCTAGGTACCTAGACAGGTCAGTCGCCAGTCAGCAGGGGGCACTCGGAGGTCCAAGACCCCGGGCACCCGGATCGTCCAGAGAGAATTCGCGGGATCGCGGGTAACCGGGCCCCGGGGGCTCCGGGCACCCGGACGAGGCCGAGGCCAAGGCAGATTCTCTGGTGCCTCCGGGCACTCGGACCTTTGGAGGGGGTCATTTCTTCGATGATAAATCCCTTCCGAAAATCATGAAATATGTGGAGAAACATTTCATATGGAATTTTATTGAGTTCCCTAACTCCCTAATCTCTGCAACCCCTCTTAATGGTACGGATGTTCCTACGACTCAAAAAGTAACCGAAAAAACTTTCCGAGCCACGAAGAACACCGTCTTTTGCCCTTTTTGAATAGATGGGATTGTGAAGTCTATAGACCAAAAGGAGAAGCCAATGTCTCGAGATAAACTTGAAAACCGACATTAGTTCACACAAATTGTATTGTGATCAACACCAAAATCATAATTGAGTGACATTTGCACTTTCACCTAGTTACTTGTGTCCTTTATTGTTCTTTGATCTAGATGCACCTCTTGTATCGTCTTGTAATTTTGTTCATTATTTGGTGGTGAGACTTATCCCTTgtatttcctcttgtgttttccctgaTTTCCCCATGTGTTCTCCGTGTTCTTCCTCAATTCCACCTCCAATCATGAAAATCAGGCCACCCCTATAGCTTGCTCCATATCACTAGGTAAAATGTGCCTCTACTTCGCTAGGACAATGCTCACAAACTTGGTGAGGGACTCCCTGGCATCGTGCGTCGCCCTAAAACGAGTATAGTGACCTTGTTTGTTCCCTGTAAGCTTGATGTCTTAAGATATTGCTAGCTTTCATAATAAATTTCTCAACTAACTCCTCGTAACAAAGAACATCAGGCGCTTATGGAATGTACCTCAACCTCTCCAACCTTTGTGAAACCAACATATGGCTCAAGTAAGATAGCCCAGAACCTAAAGATCCATGGTGCCTGATTTTATAATCTTTCCCAACCGCATAAGCAGAAAACTTGTGCCACAAATAGATTCGTTCCAATTGTTCAGAGTCGTACATCTTGCGCTAGATTCTCGGCCATCCGCATCTCCTTGAAGAAAGTTGATTGACTGAAATATTTATTTGTGTTGACCTTTACTAGCGCGAGCCAACACACATTTCCCTTGATCACCGAATCTTCATCATCTATCTCCACAACGTCGAAGTTTTCCCGTTGGAGGTCCAACAGTTCGAAGGCTACACCAAGTTCCCTAGGAACTCCACTCCGCGACGCGTCACTCGTTGTAGACTACACATCCGACGTCGCCACCATTACCACGTTTTCTCAATCAGCCGCCATGCAAACCCTAGCCTTCGTGTTAGTGCAACCTCAAGAAAGCGAGACGGAGACCTCTGCCCTAGGCCCCCATGATATCACCATTCAAAAGCTGATCCATATCGGATCTGAGGAAAACTCACCACTGATGGAATCGTCGAGAGGATTAAAATAGTAGCCGTTGTATAGGGACTCGGCGTCATGTGGCATGGACTTTTGTTGGGTAGCCACATAAGACTAGGTGAGACCCCGGgtaaaatttatttatttttcctctaCAGAAGAGTGATCGTTTAGACTTCATGTATTGTCTAATGGAGACATCGGTTATAAAAATGTTCTGCATGTGCTGGCTTACCACACTTGATCTAATACGAGTTGTAATGTGAAAAAAAAAACCTTTAAAAAAATCGAAGACATGCTCTACTATGAAAATGAAGGATACTTGTAAAAATGAGAACACACTGTACACGTCGACGAGTAGATGTCATGGATCTAAAGGTGCAATAATGACTAGGATTTAGTTGTGCGCATCAGGTTGTGAAACATGTTCTggtttcaaatttggaaactttaAAAATCAAAAATTTTAGTTTCAAAAAGTTCTATAAAAATCACTAATACCTAGAGACATAATGTATATGTGCGTAAATTTTCATTTTCAGGTTGAAATACGTTAAAATGAAAGAAAACTGTGGCTTTTTAGCATATGTATTGTTCATCCTCAAAGtccatgatttttatttatttttgttcagctcgcaattcaaggtatttcatcctgaaattttacacactTACACATTTCATCTTTGTATACATGTGTAtttgttttcagaattttttaaaactgaaaaggttgaattttgaaaatttcaaaattaAAGACTTCATGGATCTCGATCTCCAAAATGCCGTATTCTTCATAGAGCGGTATTAGAAAAGGAAACTAAATCCTAGAAAAAACATGCAGAAGGCCATTTCTGAGAAGCAATGTTATGCAGGATGTAAACAATGCTACAAATGCCCATGTAATAAATCCATCGTCTCTATCTTAGAGATAAATCCTTCGTGATCCATGTAGTAGTAAGCAACAAAACTACCTTTGTGATAAATAGACTCGCCAAACCATTTACCAGCTTGTATCAAGCCAGCAGCACCTCGTCGATGAGCCTATCAACGTTGCGCATGGACCTTCCGCCACGCCGTGCGGAGGCCACCGCGCTCCCGCGAAGCTCCAGCACGCGCCGCCGCATCTCTCGGCCTTTCTCCCCCTCCATGGTCTCCCGTATCATGGCCTCCACCTCGGCCCTCCTCACGTCGTCCCCAATCTCCATCCCGATGCCCCACTCCGTGCACTTGTACCGGCAGTTGGTCTGCTGCTCGGCGAAGAACGGCCAGCACACCATCGGCACGCCGCCGCAGATGCTCTCCAACGTCGAGTTCCACCCGGAGTGCGTCAGGAACACCCCAACGGCCTCGTGCTCCAGCACCTTCTCCTGTGGGCACCATGTCGACAGCATGCTCCGCCCCTCCGTCTCCGCGGAGAACTCCGACGGAAGTGCGGCCCCGTCGCCCTTGACGAGGTCAGGCCGCACGTTCCACAGGAAGGCGTAGCCGGTGTTGGCCAGCCCCCACGCGAATTCCAGCATATGCTCGTTCGACATCACCGTGATGCTCCCGAAGTTGACGTACACCACGGAGCGCGGCGGCCGGTCGTCGAGCCACCGAAGGGGcgcgtcctcctccttccacaGGTTGGACCCGATGCCGGCGACGGGGCTTTTCTCCGGGACATTGTTGCGAACCGTGAGATGGAGCGGCCCCACTGTGTAGACGGACGGCAGGAGCTTGGACATGGCATCGAGCAGTGGCGCGTCCAGCTCGTCGAAGGTGTTGATGACCACCCCCGACGCCTGCGACATGCCGGCCGTCTCGTGGATGAAGAAGTTGAACATGATGTCATCGGGGTCGGTGGTGCGGAAGAAGCTCGGGAGGTCACGCAGCCGCAGGTCCTTGGGCGCCGCCGGTATCCAGTCGATGGTCGTGTCCAAGGATCCATCGCTCAACTGAGCCTCTTCTGCACCAGTAACAAACTAATTACTGTGCAAAATATATAAGAGAGTAGACACATAGTATCAAATAAAAATCCAACTTACAAAATATGTATATATGAATATAGACATACTACCTTTGAGAGGGAAGAGCCCGCGGTGGACTAGATCCTTGAAGTGGTAGTAGCCCATGAAACCACAGGCGCTGGCGGTCCAGAGCGTGGCGCAGCCGAGGCCGAGCTCCCGCGCGGCGCGGAGGGCGAAGGTCATGGTGCTATCGGCCACCACGCAGGTGACCGGCGGCAGCGCGCCACCGGAGGTCTCGGCCTCCTCGTTGAGCTTGGCGACGAGCTCCTTGAACCTGGGGAGGCAGGTGGTCATGGTGGAGTAGCACAGCGCAGGGACGTCCTGTGTGCCCTCGCGGTCGGACGGCGGGAGGCCGTCGGCGATGGCAACGAACCGGAACGCGGGCAGGCCATGCAGGGCGTCCGCGCCCTGCGAGCGCAGCAGGCGGCGGTGGTTGAACTCGTTGTTGACGAAGGTGACGTGGAAGCCCCTGGTGTGGAGCAGCTTGGCCAGCTTCAGCATCGGCGTGATGTGACCCTGCGCCGGGTAGGGGATCATCACGGCGTGCGGCCTCTCTCCCGGCGGCAAGGACCCCATGGCTTTGCTAGCTAGCTGCGTCGCCGTGTTGGTTCCGGTAGCGCTCTCGGTCACCACGTTGCGCGCGTGGCCGTGTAGTGGGGCTGTGGCAAATGAGCTCCTGACGCGGTGGTATATAATACGGCGGGCGTGGGCGGAGCCGTAGACGTCTCCGCGTGCTCACATATTGTTGGATCTCCAGTTGAGTGAGTAGTCACTGGCTGGGCGCTGCAACCGTTGGCGCTATGTCGATGAATTATTGTTGCGGATGGGCCACGAGATCCGCGCATCCTTTTGTTTACGTCCGGCGCAGTTTCTCGGGGATTCATTGGCCACTTTATTTGGACCGGTACCAAGAAGATGGGCACGCTGTGTGCACGAGGGTTGTTGCTCTATTATAGTACTGACAAAAATCAGGGCGGCTGCGAATCAAcccgtggttgagttggttaggtgaacAGTGGTATTCTCAATCCATCAGGGTTCAaattctggtgctcgcattattgctggatttatttcaggattcggcgatgcgctttcagtgggaggagacgtttccgtcgacgacgaggcgcctacggtgacttcgtaaatctcaaaatgatatgccggctcagtctttcggaggtgctcataggagtaGGGTGTGCGTGTGCACGTTCATCGGgttagtgtatgcgcgtgtatatgagcgcttgtgtctgtactgatgctcaaaaaaaatcaGGGCGGCTAAGGGGAAATGTGAAGATAACCCCGTCCGTACGTATAAATATGCATCAGATTCAAACGGTACTCCACGAATTTTACAAAACTCTAGAAAGATATCGAAGTATTTGGGATCTCTTTCGATCGCCCAATCAATATAATCCTAAAAATCCATCTAAAAAACATAATCCTAAAAATAGGTGAAAAACATGGATACTTGAACAGGGAAAAGCATTTACTTTCGGCATCATTTGATTAGTCACCACGTACGTATGGCACCTGGTTAGGAAAAACCATATCGCCTTGTTTTGTCCCGGACAAAACGAGCGGCCAATCCCAGTGTCACAGCTCGACTCCTCCCCATCCCCAATACACTCCCTCGCAACTAGGGCTGGATTTGGAGCAGAGCCAAACATGTTGGGCTTGACTCGTTAGAGTTTGTTAAGATAAAATGTCGGATTTTGCGGGATTCGGTCCATGTTGGTTTCGGTAGTtttggccatgggaagcccggcccggcctgaCGTTGCTCCCGGGCCgagctcgggcctagattttgagcccgatggTCGGGCCAGGCCGGGCCCATAGTTTTTGCAATTTTTTAAAGGTGCCTGGCCCGAGGCCCGGCGGGCTTTTATGTgttcgggccgggcttgggcccagGCCTAGGTTTTTTGCCTCGGGCTTGGTTAGGCCCGACCCGACCTGAGGTTTGGCCACGTATAGTCTTCGGTGAATCTATTTGGATCCGTTCTTTGTTCGTCTTCGTTTAGGTGTTTACAGGTTTGGTTCTTCTGATCTACGACTTCCTTCATCGGCAATGGTTGCtactctggtgcgctggtcctatgaggcCTTAACACGACAACTTCCCGACTGTCAACTATAACAAGGTTTGCTCGACTCCGATGAGGGAGGGgcggtgacggcggcgcgccttcggctcgctccagcgcttatagtcgtcgctaggtggtccacggACATGGTTGTAATTGTTATTACCTCTGTtgttctttgtactgccatgattgaaaatgaatagattggaagtttctcgCAAAAAAAGATAAAATGTCGGTTTGGCTGGACTCGTTAACATAACTAGAAATGATACCCCGCGTGTTGCTGCGAGAATTGGATGCAGTTATTTCTACAAGATTGACAATATGAAACTTTAG
This window harbors:
- the LOC119354872 gene encoding 7-deoxyloganetin glucosyltransferase-like, which produces MGSLPPGERPHAVMIPYPAQGHITPMLKLAKLLHTRGFHVTFVNNEFNHRRLLRSQGADALHGLPAFRFVAIADGLPPSDREGTQDVPALCYSTMTTCLPRFKELVAKLNEEAETSGGALPPVTCVVADSTMTFALRAARELGLGCATLWTASACGFMGYYHFKDLVHRGLFPLKEEAQLSDGSLDTTIDWIPAAPKDLRLRDLPSFFRTTDPDDIMFNFFIHETAGMSQASGVVINTFDELDAPLLDAMSKLLPSVYTVGPLHLTVRNNVPEKSPVAGIGSNLWKEEDAPLRWLDDRPPRSVVYVNFGSITVMSNEHMLEFAWGLANTGYAFLWNVRPDLVKGDGAALPSEFSAETEGRSMLSTWCPQEKVLEHEAVGVFLTHSGWNSTLESICGGVPMVCWPFFAEQQTNCRYKCTEWGIGMEIGDDVRRAEVEAMIRETMEGEKGREMRRRVLELRGSAVASARRGGRSMRNVDRLIDEVLLA